One part of the Magallana gigas chromosome 5, xbMagGiga1.1, whole genome shotgun sequence genome encodes these proteins:
- the LOC105336558 gene encoding short-chain collagen C4, protein MIFTSISLLVTAHVCFASKSAVDKRLLISDQTVLHESITKLQAELQQLKAEVEQLKRSNSASSPSVSYVRWGRHSCPVGSSIIYRGFAGGHPHNETGSGASFLCLPDDPLWGVHKDGYNSYSGWIMGVEYEGGYFFDSTTKDYDVPCAVCLTPHSTSIMVPARNACFDGWHLEYNGYLMSNAHRHIGESDYICVDSHPDVIPNSQNNTNGAVLYMVESVCLGLPCPPYVAGRELTCAVCSK, encoded by the exons ATGATCTTCACGTCAATatcactccttgtcactgcacACGTCTGTTTCGCTTCTAAGTCGGCGGTGGACAAACGATTGTTGATTTCTGACCAGACCGTGCTCCATGAATCGATCACAAAACTCCAAGCAGAACTACAGCAGCTGAAAGCGGAAGTGGAGCAGCTGAAACGGAGCAATTCCG catCCAGTCCATCTGTTTCTTATGTTCGCTGGGGTCGACACAGCTGTCCCGTGGGTTCCTCCATAATCTATAGAG GTTTCGCTGGAGGTCATCCCCACAACGAGACAGGCTCCGGCGCGAGTTTCCTCTGTTTGCCGGACGATCCACTATGGGGTGTTCACAAAGACGGCTACAACTCATACTCTGGGTGGATAATGGGGGTGGAGTATGAGGGCGGATATTTCTTCGACAGTACAACAAAGGACTACGACGTTCCATGCGCGGTTTGTCTGACTCCACACTCCACGTCCATTATGGTTCCCGCCAGAAACGCCTGCTTCGATGGCTGGCATCTAGAGTATAACGGGTACCTGATGTCCAATGCCCACCGCCATATCGGCGAGTCGGACTATATTTGTGTGGATTCACATCCTGACGTCATTCCCAATAGTCAGAACAACACGAACGGCGCTGTTCTGTACATGGTGGAGAGTGTCTGCCTCGGACTGCCCTGTCCGCCCTATGTCGCCGGCAGAGAACTCACGTGTGCTGTTTGTAGCAAATAA